GGTTGCGGGTTAGGCGGGTTGTCCCGCGAGTTGtctcactacaaataaaaataattaatagttctAGAAAACAAGAGTTCAAGAACTTgatcaaatagtcataatacacACCAAATAAGAGTTTTGTCTATCGTTACACATTAATTGACAAAATAGTTCAACAaagtaactaaaatttgaaaaattcataaaatagaaatttcagtaaagtcaacattttttaaatatcatcaatCGAGATATAATTTATGTCAAATCCTTCTCCTTCATCGCCTTTCTCGCATGCcgaagtattgagtattgacttTTGTAGTTTTGCCTgggagagagaaaaaactaGGGCTATACAGCATATGCATATAAAGCTATAAAtcatgttagattttttttgccAACCCACGGGCTAACCTAAGCCCGACCCGCATTGGCCCATGTAGGCCCACTTTCAAATGGGTTGCTAATATTTTAACCCAATCCGTCTAAATTATTTGGTGGGGCGAGCAAACCCAACAGGCCTAACCTAAATTGACTGCTCTACCCACAAACATAGTCCCTACTTAAACTCAAAGTGCTTTCAGATGGAATCGAGCCCGTAATATTTTAGGGGTGAAAAAAATTACTGATATTATAGGTttatcgaaaataccgtaccacaatatattgaagatatcgatttttaaggtataccaaaaaaggtaaggtatggtaccgataccaaaattattgttACGGTAAAagtatgaaatttttaaaattttggtatatcgagatataccgaaatatcgaaatattatttataaattaatatatatatatataatacttataaaaatataattatactgaaatattattcaatatattcaaTCTCTACCTTATcgataaaattgatttttttataagttaatatattttttatgtatcaaaggtataatattgataccgtaccgaaattaaggtataccaaaattaaagtaaggtaaatgtatgatttttttgtattccgaaattaaggtataccgaaatcaaggtaaggtaaaaatatgaattttttgtatatcaAAATTCtcgataaaatataagatatggATTAAACATTTAAGTATACTATACTGACCCATCCTAGCTACTTTCGTGGGGTAGACTCATATACACACAAATGGTTGAAAAAGTAAGTATTTTATGGTTAAAATGCCTCATTTAATGTTTGTAGGTTGTATTCCTAATAATAACATGAAAGTCtacataattaaattcaaatttgataaaattaaaatacaaatatatgtgAAAGGAATTTGAAGATGAGAATTAAGTGTGAAGAAAAAATTGAAGAGCTCTTAGATTTATTGATAGTAATTACAGTGgagatataaatgataaaaaaattacaattttaatcatttactCTCAAACCAATTAAGGCGTTTTCTTACTttttaaagtaatatttttctctttcttaagtTTACcacaattttaaaacaaaataacaatgttctttttcaatttttaactaTCTACCCCCATTAGATATTTATTAagtattcaaattttattaggTAGATTAAACATGTATAACtcataaaaatacttaatttaaaatacaaatacgtacatctaattttataaatattttaaaattctttaaaaaaaattaataccaAATTTATCTTAGTATTCAAATTTTCTTAAACTTTTCTTACATCAGCATCTTTTAGTCACCAAAAATTCcttcaacaaattaaattagaatatgtagatctcgaaaaattactacatttaaaacataattcaaaccgtatgtaaatattattttatttaagacgtgaaaaactaattaaaaaaacaaaaataatatattcaaacaaGAAGATAAAATAAACGTTGTCACTTaagaaaaatatcatattatacaAATTGTGATAGTTCACCATTTAAAGTTTGAATCTTATATAGTAATTGAGcccattttttttatccttttatATATCCTATAAAATCTAGGTTAATGAAAATggaattgattgattgttttgaagattgaaatttgtggaaaactaatgaaaatatgaataagTTAAACTAGATACATATTTAAAGTAGggttttgttgaaatatttcaaGATCAAATTCACTATTAAATACCAtactcaattatttattttgaaatcataattaaatacttaattaaaatattattatatcacATCATATCATTTTTCCTAAACCAGATCATATCTTGATCTATCTGGTGATGTGTTTAACGAAAGAATCAACCTCCAAACGTGTAACACCACCTTCTTCAACCGCCTTCCTCAAACTCAAACCAATTTCCTCTGCCCTTTCCCTCTTAATCACTCCTTCATCAGAAACCATAATCTCTTCAATCGCCTCCTTAATCAAATCCGAACCCACCAAATCCCCATCACATTCCTTAACCGCAACACCAGCTTTAAGCATCTCGGTCACAAGCAGAGCATTATAAGGTTGTTCAGAATGCATCGGCCAAGCCACAATAGGAACCCCCATACTCAAACTCTCCATACACGAATTCCAACCACAATGACTCATAAACGCACCAACCGAACCATGACCCAATATCTCAACTTGCGGTGCCCAATCTCGTGTAACCATTCCTATTCCCTTCACACTCTCTTCAAACCCATCTGGCAATCCACTTTTCCAAGCCTTGCTCAAACCATCTGCTCTTTCCGCATCTTGTAATACCCATAAGAATCTCTGTTTGCTTCCTCTAAGACCGACAGCAAGTTCTTTCACCTGTTTTTCAACCATTGATGTCGATGATCCAAAGGAAACGAATAAAACAGACTTCGGTGGTTGTTTGTCTAACCAGACAAGACATTTATCTCTGCTCTTATCGACCCCATCGACCCGATAATGCAAAGTATGCAAAGGCAAAGCCCATTGCGGTTTCTTGTCTCTGTTTTCATCCTTTAGTAGATCAAGATAAGAGCTTTCCAAGGTTCTACACGTGTTGATTATATCTCCATGCTTAAGATCCACATAAGGGGATTGAACAGCTAAGAAATTCAGTATTTCAGGTGTGACAGTTTGTGTCATTTGTGGTATTTTCTCAATCCCACCGACAATCTTTCTAAATCTTGTCTCTTCTGTTGTTAGTATGCCTTGACTGAGTATACAAAGAAGACTGAACGCAGATATGCAGGTGAAAGAGTAGGATTCAACGTTTGAAATTGATGGAATATCTTGAACAACATAAGCCATGTTCGAATCGTTGATAACTACTACCCTTTTAGATAAAGATGAGAGTTTTTGTAAAAGGGCGGTCATTGGATGGCGTAATTCTAAGGAGGCGTTCAAAGAGGGGTGGAGATTGTTTTCAGGGTATGATGAAATCGGGTCGGGTAATTCTTGGAAATGGATGATGTTGGATATATCTGATGATTTTTGACCATTGAAACGGAGCTTGGCTTGACGGCAATGGGTGGCGGAGGTTGCGTAATGGACGGGGATTTTGTAGGCGGCGATTAGGGTGGCGAGTTGTAAAGCTTGGTTTAGATGGCTGTGTAATGGGAGAGGAACTAGAACTACGATTACCGGCTGTGATTCGATTTGGTGATGGAGATCCGCCATTGATGAATCttgtttgaaagaaaaaaaagtgaaatgtGGGTGATGAGAATATTTGGGAAAGATCTTTCTTTTATAGATAAAACAAGACACATGTGGCAACAGCTATTACTTGGGCAACAAGTGAGAaatgtattgtttttttttttggtcttTTTGGGTTGGCTACATTATTGTTGTGATCAAATTTGGTGGGCTGTGAAATTCTTGatctaaataattcaaatagttTCATCCATGTCATTTAGAAATGGATTAGTTCCATCTCATTATTAATCCATGTCATTTAGAAATGGATTAGTTGAGTTTGATTTCATTGGgtatttaattgtaaaattttctCATCAATTAGACATttgaactaaaatattataaaaaaaaatggactcatttaaccattttaataaacagattattttttaaaaaattataaatttattaattaaattttctttcttttttccttctttttattattaattaatcaatttaactcattttaattaattaattaattaatttcttctatttatctttgattattttaatttatttatttctactattttgttttctatcaacattaattattttaaaattatttaatctcttttaaaggctaatatttatatattaaggactctttctttcaacaataaaatatcattgaattaaataataatatatattaattcatctaacactaaaagaataataatcaaaatagtaaaaaaaagttaaataaataatagtaacTCAATAATTGTGTTTACtattatcataaaaattaaataaaaatactattaattttatttttagttgtaTTCAAGGTTGCAGTAATCGAACATTAATCGACACATGcgaattaatgattaattggattaatggAATTAATCATTTTTAGCCTACacattatttttgaagaataatactaaatttcattcataaaaagTTAAAACACACCCAAATTCATTCAAGTCGCATTGGATACATAATTATCGTCTAAAAGCATATAAAGTTATAAACTATCTAAAATACATCCACAAACACATCAATCTCCATCCCATCTACActcatcatcattattttcatcaaTGTCCTCTTGTTCCAATACAAAATCTTTTTCTTCGCAAGGTTTTCTCAATTGGACATCATCGTCATCTGCATATCTTGCGCTCCTCTAGGTTGAAGTATTTCATCTTCAAGTGTGTCACCAAGCTCTATATGTGTCGCTCCGATAATGGTATCAATCTCCTCATCAACATCCGACTCAACATCTTGTGCTCCATCAACCATCATATGTTGAGCTTTGTTGTAATCACTAGCTTCTAGgatgtcatttttttttcttacaaaataaCTTAAGAGTGTCAAGAGTAGGAATGAAAGACTTAAGAGAGTAATATTTACCAATGAGAACACGATTTGGAATGGAAGATCAATAATGGCGACGCTAGTTTAGGCTCCCTGGACGAGATGACTGACAGCTTGAGTAAGAGAGAGAGGGTAATAAGAACAAAAGTGAGAAAATTAAATTGGgagaaaattatttatgttctttaaaatatcatttttacatgttaataaaaaattagaccGAGTTTGACCTGAGTTAACCGGGTTCGACCCGAGTTAACTGAGTTGACCGTTGACCAGACCCAGTTGACCGTTGACCCATTTTTGGTTACCGATTAGTAAAAGAGGACGGCGAATTAATACCATTTTTTGGGACCTTggttatattaaagaaaaaaactttcgcaaacaaatttaagtaaaaaaaaaagagaaaaaaaaattaattaataaatagaaaagagagaaaaaaaaattaattaatataaaaagaagagaaaaaataaatatataaattaaaaataattaattcttgtTAATAAATCGATACTAAATGagccaatataatttattttttatttttttaaccaattatcATATAATATCAGTCCCTCTGTTCTAAGTTTAAgactcttttaatttttttatatattttttttatatttaagattatcCACTAACaccattaatttatttaacatttgttgtcatctcatttttatttctttaatataaatttttacacATCAACTAAtaaccctaattttttttttactttcttccTCATTTTTCTTTCATACAGCTGTCCCCGAacatcttctccatttccacttcttttctttttcaactCCAAATAGTGAGGGGAAGAAAGTAAAGGATCGATTTGATGAATGGTTCTTCCCTCATATCAAATTCTGGACGCGATTCCTTCCCAATGTATGATcagtattattataataatcttcTTCCTTTCTACAAAGATAGAGATTTCGTCTATAAAAACATACATGTTCCTTCAAATTTTGTTCAATTCTTTGTTTCCATGTGGAGACCCATGTAACTAGTTCCGTCTATTCCTCTGTTTCTGCAATGCTAACTAGAAAGCATCCTGAATTCAATTCAATAGAACAGATTAACAATCTTTCCATAGTTATAACTCTAAGATACAAAATATGAACACAAATCCAAAAAGATGATATCATCGAGTGAGAACGACATAGATTTTTCAGGCTTGCTTCGGAACTTGGATCCTCTTGTGATTTTTGAACGAAAACATCGTCATTTTAAGGGCGGAATCAAGATTTGAAATCTActtagattaattttttataagaaatttatcCGGActagtttaataataatatctgaataaacaaacaaaataaatcagGTTGACTGTCACTAgtcgaaaaatcatcaataaaacgatataaatacatacaaaatattttggcTTTGTATGGGCAGTCTCTTCCACCATTTTGATCCTTCTGATTttggaataaaaatcattatcttTTACccatcattttaatatataatataatataaaaatagagtAATGACACTGCTACACAAAAATATAACCAAGACCAAgcattaatgtaaaatatattttaataatataatagtcAGCTGGCATGCAATTTATAGAATTGCACATGGAACCAAATCTGCTGTCTTCAAATATAccatatttcaaattcaatttatttatacataatgtGAACCCAAATAAACAGTTTaggtataaaataaattgagttTGAAAGCATTGACAACACATCCTCACccattccaaaaaaaaaaatagtaaaattattttaaaagaaaaaattgaaaagatattaaaataagaaaaaggaCAAGGAACGGGAAagaataatatatcattttagaaggagtgaattaaaaatatgaaaaattctctctaatatatattttttttaaataagtcaaaaaatgatatattatttctgttatgtttttgttaataatatttctgGGTAATTTCTCTTGAACTAATAATTAGTTGGTTTGATTggaagtaaaaaattcatttggATATGGAGAGATTTGTTTGTACTACTCGTTCATataaaaatctttatatttttttcttctaaatatttatttatataaaatattttttttcttgattggAAACTTTccaaactaatttatttatttattcataaattaatctagtttaatattaaagttcaatttcttttttttttatttacatttaaataatttaaactcattattaaatatatatttatttatttttttataaaattaattatttatattttgatatatatatatatatttaattattgtttttattaatttgattatttatattttgtatatatatttaaattattttttataaattttattatttatattttaatatatatatacatatatttaaattattttttttataaatttaaagataTACCATACTATTATACTACCATTAAGTATTAACAATAACATACTAATTACTATTTTACTATGATAGTAACATATTAAGATTTAACCTATGAGAAATTATAATGGAGAAATTTAGGTAATGGAATGACGTGGCTTAATTGGattggctaaaaaaataataaaattttctcttttttctttcttctcacAGTTAGTTTGACGCTACCAGTGTTCGTACGTATCCACTAAGAAAGTGTCACatgtacaaagagaaaaaatcaacaaataaagagtCAATGCTTCACTTTTGTGTATATGTGTCACTTCATGAATATGATACAAACACTATATGTAATTGTAGCATCAAATTAACCCCCTTCTCACACTTATTCATTTTTTCAGCCAATAACATGATACAACGTCATTCTCTCTCCTATCATTCCTCTTTAACCTAAATACCtaattcaaaaaatcaaaatcatataactaataaaagattaaagtatataaactagaagaagattaaaaaaatccctTAACAAATTTAAGagctaattaaaaaattaaaaataaaattaataaagttaaaatatactACATAGAATTTATAAGCAAGTTAAAATATACTATTAATCCACAGTGGTATTTGGAGTGATAATGTGACATCTCATTAATGTGGAAGTCTTTTCGTGGACAATGCAGATTTTCGGTTGGAGATGACATTAATTTTTGGGATGACATATGGTGTAGTGTTAGAAGTCTCATCATCGTACCTTACCCCTGCCTCGATTGCTATATGTAGAGATGTTAtagtcaaaaaaatatttgacgCGAGTTTTATGATTTTACAATGAGAAACGGGTATAGGAGAAGACTAAATACTAAAGAGTTAGCTTCACGTGATAGAGTGTTGAACTTGGTGGGAGCATAAAGAGGTGAATCCTTCTTTGTATGATATTTTACGTTGGCaagatattgataattttaagctTAGTCATTGTTACTCTTTAATTGCAGAGAATGCTCCTTACGATCTCATATAGGAGAAGTTGTGGGACTCTAAGTTACCATCAaatatctcgttctttggatggaaTGTCATGCATGGAGGGATTTTGACAAATGATAAATGCATGAAAAAAGGATGTATTGTGGCAAGTTGTTGTAGAATGTTTCATAAACAGGTGGAGTCGGCGTCTCACTTGTTCTTACACTGTGATTGAGTGATTGCGATTTTAAGCTTACTATGGAACATGACTGATATTTAGTGGGTTATGTCGAAATTCATCGTTAGTTGTTGGGAAGTGTGGATAGAGACGGTGAGTTTGGTTGGTCTGAGTCATTAGgctcatatatatatcccaCTTATCTTTTAGTGGACCATTTAACTTGAAAGAGACCGAAGAACATCCAATGATCGTTATCGACCAATacgtttaattcataattttattattatgacaatcaGAGAGGTTTCATTGGATAAAACCAATTGAGGTAGTTGGTGAgctcattgattttttttaagatctccgtgtttgttaaaatttgttctttttatttgatcatattGATGAACTATtttgtgttatatttttttaaaaatatttttctcttttaatattgtAATGTTTTGTCGTAATTTTAAATTACTcccatttatattattttgtatgaatcatttaaatatatatatatatataatttgtaaagaaatatattaaattaggaataaaTGAAAGGATAATATAAAAGACTGAGATTGTGATGCACATGAGTAGGAATGAGATTATagaaagataaaaagaaaaggTAAAAGAAGTTCCTTGTtctcttttgattattttaaaaacccatttaaaattatttttttaattaatcactttttaacaattatatcactcataacattaatcaaaatactaaagtatcatctattttaaattataaatttttatttatttatatatatatattttttaagtctttttaacaaaaattatcaTCACCTCCTTTAAATCATCaataatcattaatattttctccctctaatttaaaaaaaaaaataatctaaacaaaaaaaatcacaatcgaacaaggcctaagtaaTTAAGAATTGGACAGGATGGGCTGTCAGATAACCCCATCCAAACTTATCATTGGACCGACCtgattaaacattaaaaataatattttttaaaatttaataaaacaatatttttacacaaaaattcaaataaacaaacttttaacatatattttctataatcacttgaaaatgttataaattttaaaaaatgaaaatttaaatataaataaaaaatatatataagggacttttaaatataaataaaaaatatgtatagaGGAGGAAATTTAGAAGAACGAATGACATGATTAGGGCGGCAAATGAGTTAAGCCGAGCTCAAGTCAGCTTTAGCTCGAGCtcaagctcgactcgattaagtatttattagctcgacttgAACTCGAGTttgaacgagtttataaatttgagttcgagctcgactcgactattatctacaagctcggctcgaaaacttgaactaaaattaaattttcaaatatttgtgaataaaatatttattttaaattttagattttaatattaaaataaataaaaatatatattgtttattatcTGGTTCGAAAAAGCTCGAAAAACCATCGAGAgtatgagctcgagctcgactcgaatattaaacgagtcgactcaagctcgactcgaactcggtcaaagtcaaactcaagtCGAGTTTTGACTGAGCGGCTCGAAGCTTAACTCATTTTGTTgggaaaaaaaatctttatctACTTTCTCCTTCCACTTTTTTCATATTCAATGACCTTCTCTCATTCTCGATTAATTCGATGCTAGTAGTACATACAATACATGTATTTCATTCATTAAGTGACACATATGCATAAAAGTGAAACATACTCCTCCTTATTTGGTGATTTTTATCTTTTGTACGAGTGTCAATCCCTTAGTGGATAAATGTAGTGTTGTACTGCTACCATCGAACTAACCTAGTGGTTAGTTCCCTTTCTTATCGCTCCTTTTTgtgttaaaaagaaaaatgacaaGTAAAAGATCATTTATATAAGTATGGACATTATCCTTTCAATTCATacacaaatacaaataaatcTCTCCAAAGCTCAATTAATCATGGACAAGTTGGTGGTGGCCATACCCTATCCCGCCCGTGGACACATTAACCCGATGATGAAGTTTTGCTCACTCCTCTCCTTAAAGGGTATTTCGGTCATTTTAGTCCTCACCGAGGAATGGCTAAGTTTGATCGGAccaccagcagcagcagcagctccGGTTGGAGTGGAGTATCGTGTAGCTACAGTCCCTAATGTGATACCGTCAGAAAAAGATCGATCCAAGGACATGATGGGTTTCTTCAAGGCTGTGGCCACAGAAATGAAGTCGGCTATTCATACTTTTCTCGACCGGTTAGATGATGGACCGGTTTCTTGTATAGTGGCGGATGCTATTATGACGTTCATGATGGGGTTTGGAGGGCGGCGGGAGGAGGATACTCTTCCTCCGGTCGCGTCTTTATTTCCATCGCCGGCATCTATGTTCTTTGCTTATTACCATTTTGACCTCATAATGGCCGCCGCGCGTACCCAAGTCATTGCCAACAGCAACGACACaggtttaattagttttattttttaaaaacttattaattatgttattttatattttatataccttcttcttttttttaaaaaaagtggAGGAGAAGGATACTATGGTGATAATTGACAATATTCCATTCGAGTTCCCAGTTAAATCTGTGGAAATCTCATTTGCAAACCTTGGAAATAGCCTTGTCAACAAAGGCATTCAATCCATAGTCCAAACAGCAACAACTACACATGCCATTCTCATTTCAACATATGAAGAACTTGAACCCGAATTCATTAATGCATTGAGAGACCGTCTTCCCATTCCCCTTTATGCATTCGGTCCTTCCATCCCATACTTGTCCCTCGAACTCAAACACAACAATTGTCAACACGAACCATCCTCGATGTATATCGATTGGCTCGATGCCTGTCCTAAAGCTTCCGTCCTATACATTTCTTTGGGTAGTTTTGAGACAGTGTCGGATGAGCAAATGGAGGAGATCTCCAAAGGGTTACAAGCTAGCAAGGTGAGATACATTTGGAGTGTTAGAGGCGACTACACCTCGAGTTTGAAAGAAGATTGTGGGGAATTAGGTCTTATTGTGCCATGGTGTGACCAATTGAAGGTATTGTGTCATCCATCTGTTGGAGGTTTCCTTACTCATTGCGGATGGAATTCTGTTATGGAGGCTATCTTTGCAGGAGTACCCATGCTTACATTTCCTCTAGTTTTAGACCAAGTCCACATTTGCAACATAGTATTGAATCATTTGCGAGTTGGGTTGAAGCTCAAGGAGGTTAGATACGAGGATGATCAAAACATAGTGAGTAGAGAAGAAGTCGCAATGAATGTTGTAAGGTTAATGGACTTGAATGAGAATGAAGATGTTCATCATGATGTGAGAAAGAGAATAAAAGAGCATCAACAAAACTGTCAAAAGGCTATACAATCTGGCGGATCAATTGATGTTAACGTTACtagttttattcaaaatattgttaagaataattagttaaataatctctataaaaaaaaaaaaaactaaatagtGTGAATGTCTTGTATGTTAATTTTCTTTGATCTCATGTGTTGTATGCTGTTGAgtatcttgtttttttttaattgcttTTATGCCTTAACAAAAAAttgttagtttattatttatggttatttttaaataatttggttgGATTAGagactaaaattattttacttaaaattatttggataaaaagaTTTAGATGTGtcaatatataatgttttaagggtaacataaacaataatttattatcaacttttcttttaatttatgaattaatgagacttgtaaagttataattttaactttaactaaatatgttttaaataggagttgaaattttaatattttctcaagtttttaaaaatttgaaaactcTGTGTAAAGTTTTAAGACTCgtttttaaattatcataaagT
This is a stretch of genomic DNA from Impatiens glandulifera chromosome 4, dImpGla2.1, whole genome shotgun sequence. It encodes these proteins:
- the LOC124934676 gene encoding zeatin O-glucosyltransferase-like; translated protein: MADLHHQIESQPVIVVLVPLPLHSHLNQALQLATLIAAYKIPVHYATSATHCRQAKLRFNGQKSSDISNIIHFQELPDPISSYPENNLHPSLNASLELRHPMTALLQKLSSLSKRVVVINDSNMAYVVQDIPSISNVESYSFTCISAFSLLCILSQGILTTEETRFRKIVGGIEKIPQMTQTVTPEILNFLAVQSPYVDLKHGDIINTCRTLESSYLDLLKDENRDKKPQWALPLHTLHYRVDGVDKSRDKCLVWLDKQPPKSVLFVSFGSSTSMVEKQVKELAVGLRGSKQRFLWVLQDAERADGLSKAWKSGLPDGFEESVKGIGMVTRDWAPQVEILGHGSVGAFMSHCGWNSCMESLSMGVPIVAWPMHSEQPYNALLVTEMLKAGVAVKECDGDLVGSDLIKEAIEEIMVSDEGVIKRERAEEIGLSLRKAVEEGGVTRLEVDSFVKHITR
- the LOC124934677 gene encoding UDP-glycosyltransferase 87A2-like, with the translated sequence MDKLVVAIPYPARGHINPMMKFCSLLSLKGISVILVLTEEWLSLIGPPAAAAAPVGVEYRVATVPNVIPSEKDRSKDMMGFFKAVATEMKSAIHTFLDRLDDGPVSCIVADAIMTFMMGFGGRREEDTLPPVASLFPSPASMFFAYYHFDLIMAAARTQVIANSNDTVEEKDTMVIIDNIPFEFPVKSVEISFANLGNSLVNKGIQSIVQTATTTHAILISTYEELEPEFINALRDRLPIPLYAFGPSIPYLSLELKHNNCQHEPSSMYIDWLDACPKASVLYISLGSFETVSDEQMEEISKGLQASKVRYIWSVRGDYTSSLKEDCGELGLIVPWCDQLKVLCHPSVGGFLTHCGWNSVMEAIFAGVPMLTFPLVLDQVHICNIVLNHLRVGLKLKEVRYEDDQNIVSREEVAMNVVRLMDLNENEDVHHDVRKRIKEHQQNCQKAIQSGGSIDVNVTSFIQNIVKNN